In one Zobellia galactanivorans genomic region, the following are encoded:
- the mutL gene encoding DNA mismatch repair endonuclease MutL, producing MADIIKLLPDHVANQIAAGEVVQRPASVVKELLENAIDAGATTIKLIIKEGGKILIQVVDDGMGMSATDARLSFERHATSKIQKAEDLFNLNTKGFRGEALASIAAIAHVEMQTRPETEELGTHIKIEGSKIIFQEASVTPKGTSMAVKNLFFNIPARRNFLKSNQVELRHITDEFHRVALAHPSIAFHFYNNGNELFNLPSDNYRKRIVNIFGSRTNQKLVPVEEETPIVKIKGFITKPEFAKKSRGEQFFFINNRFIKSPYLHHAVVAAFEGLIKSDSYPGYFLYLEVDPGSIDINIHPTKTEVKFDDEHSLYAILRSTVKHSLGQFNVAPALDFEHDPNLQTPYEFKNKSAVPPKVTVDAGFNPFQESKSPSPSPASRSYQKPSSGNWESLYVGLESKMGADDEPGSISFESDTITGSIFEGEKETTEAVTTTFQIRRKYIVTTIKSGMVVIDQSRAHQRVLYEKFLKNSTVKQGVSQQLLFPLHLSFSKSEINALKEIQDILVSIGFIFENIEGESITVTGVPLLVAESEVGMILDQLISDYQQEVTDDSFSHTDILSKTLAKTLAVKTGETLDNASQIALVNDLFACKESMVSPFNKPVYITITENDIDKKFI from the coding sequence ATGGCAGATATCATAAAACTTTTACCGGACCATGTTGCCAATCAGATTGCAGCGGGTGAAGTGGTTCAACGCCCTGCCTCGGTGGTCAAGGAATTGCTTGAAAACGCTATTGATGCGGGTGCCACCACTATAAAACTCATCATTAAAGAAGGAGGTAAAATCCTCATTCAAGTTGTTGATGACGGTATGGGCATGAGTGCGACCGATGCACGCTTGAGTTTTGAGCGTCACGCTACGTCAAAAATACAGAAGGCCGAAGACCTTTTCAACCTGAACACCAAAGGGTTCCGCGGCGAGGCCTTGGCTTCCATTGCGGCGATTGCCCATGTAGAAATGCAGACCAGGCCCGAAACCGAGGAATTGGGTACCCATATCAAAATTGAAGGCAGTAAAATCATTTTTCAAGAAGCCAGCGTTACCCCCAAGGGTACGTCTATGGCGGTAAAAAACCTGTTTTTCAACATTCCGGCCCGACGGAATTTCCTAAAAAGCAATCAAGTCGAGCTCAGGCATATCACCGACGAATTTCACCGTGTGGCCTTGGCCCATCCTTCGATAGCCTTTCACTTTTACAATAACGGGAATGAACTTTTCAATCTTCCTTCGGACAATTACCGAAAGCGTATCGTGAATATCTTCGGAAGCCGTACCAACCAGAAATTGGTGCCGGTAGAAGAAGAAACCCCGATCGTAAAGATAAAAGGGTTTATTACCAAGCCCGAATTCGCCAAAAAAAGCCGTGGCGAGCAGTTCTTCTTTATCAACAACAGATTCATTAAAAGTCCGTATTTACACCATGCCGTAGTGGCGGCCTTTGAAGGACTGATAAAATCGGACTCTTACCCTGGTTATTTTCTTTATTTAGAAGTGGATCCGGGTTCTATAGATATCAATATACACCCGACCAAAACGGAGGTCAAATTTGACGACGAGCACAGCCTGTACGCCATTTTACGGTCTACGGTAAAGCACAGCTTGGGCCAATTTAACGTGGCCCCTGCCCTAGACTTCGAGCACGACCCGAATTTACAGACCCCATACGAGTTCAAGAACAAATCCGCCGTGCCTCCCAAGGTGACTGTAGATGCAGGCTTCAATCCTTTTCAAGAGTCCAAAAGCCCATCACCGTCCCCCGCTTCAAGAAGCTATCAAAAGCCAAGTTCCGGCAATTGGGAAAGCCTATACGTTGGCCTCGAGTCAAAAATGGGCGCCGATGACGAACCCGGTAGTATCAGCTTTGAATCCGATACGATTACAGGCTCTATCTTTGAAGGTGAAAAAGAAACCACAGAGGCGGTTACCACCACCTTCCAAATCAGAAGAAAGTACATTGTAACGACGATAAAATCAGGAATGGTGGTCATAGACCAAAGTCGGGCACACCAAAGGGTCCTCTACGAAAAATTCTTAAAGAACAGTACGGTAAAACAAGGAGTAAGCCAGCAGTTGTTATTCCCACTTCACCTTTCTTTTTCAAAGTCTGAAATCAATGCCCTTAAAGAAATTCAGGATATTTTGGTCTCGATCGGCTTCATTTTCGAAAATATAGAAGGTGAATCGATTACGGTTACCGGAGTACCCCTATTAGTGGCCGAAAGCGAAGTTGGCATGATATTGGACCAACTGATATCGGATTACCAACAAGAGGTGACCGACGATAGTTTTTCGCATACGGACATACTTTCAAAAACCTTGGCAAAGACTTTGGCGGTCAAAACCGGGGAAACATTGGACAACGCCTCGCAAATTGCCTTGGTAAACGACCTGTTTGCCTGTAAGGAATCTATGGTAAGTCCGTTTAATAAACCGGTATATATTACCATTACCGAAAATGACATCGACAAAAAATTCATATAA
- the ribH gene encoding 6,7-dimethyl-8-ribityllumazine synthase has product MATANKNLSVYDKTKIPNAKHLRFGIVVSEWNTEITEGLYSGAIEALLDCGALESNILRWDVPGSFELTYGCKKMATTQEVDAVIAIGSVIQGETKHFDFVCSATAQGIKDLNVQLDTPVIFCVLTDNNLQQARERSGGKHGNKGTEAAIAAIQMASLGK; this is encoded by the coding sequence ATGGCTACGGCGAATAAGAACCTTTCGGTTTACGATAAAACGAAAATCCCAAATGCGAAGCATCTTCGATTTGGGATTGTTGTTTCTGAATGGAACACTGAAATCACCGAAGGCCTGTACTCCGGGGCTATTGAAGCCCTTTTGGATTGCGGCGCGCTTGAGTCGAATATACTACGCTGGGATGTACCCGGAAGCTTTGAGCTTACTTACGGCTGCAAAAAGATGGCCACCACACAAGAGGTCGATGCCGTTATTGCCATAGGAAGCGTTATTCAAGGCGAAACCAAGCACTTCGATTTTGTTTGTAGTGCTACCGCCCAGGGCATTAAAGATTTGAACGTTCAATTGGACACCCCTGTAATTTTCTGTGTGCTGACCGACAACAATTTGCAACAAGCACGGGAACGCAGTGGAGGAAAGCACGGCAACAAAGGTACCGAAGCCGCCATTGCCGCCATTCAAATGGCCAGCTTAGGCAAGTAA
- a CDS encoding tetratricopeptide repeat protein has product MATYKKRGFKPKDKAEEQEVTEQESATAEVFSTLDESASKTEAWVASNQNYILGVIGVVAISVLGYLAYAQFVEKPKESNAANEMYYPQQYFDQALNSPTAKDSLYNLALNGAEGKYGFLDIINEYSGTKAANLANYSAGMAYLNMQKYQEAISHLEDFKSEDDILGALAKGGLGDAFMQLGQPEDALEYYDKAIAHSNNDYTRPKFLYKAGVTALELKQNDKALKYFQKIKDEYSSSDEARTVDAFIGMAKTPN; this is encoded by the coding sequence ATGGCAACATACAAAAAGCGGGGCTTCAAACCGAAAGACAAAGCAGAAGAGCAAGAAGTTACAGAACAGGAAAGCGCAACTGCAGAAGTTTTTAGTACGCTTGACGAAAGCGCCTCTAAAACAGAAGCATGGGTAGCCAGTAACCAAAACTATATTTTGGGGGTAATTGGTGTGGTAGCAATCAGTGTTCTTGGCTATTTGGCCTACGCACAGTTCGTAGAAAAACCAAAAGAGTCGAATGCGGCCAATGAAATGTACTACCCGCAACAATACTTTGACCAGGCATTGAACAGCCCGACGGCGAAAGACTCGTTGTACAACCTCGCCTTGAACGGCGCAGAGGGCAAATACGGCTTTCTCGATATCATTAATGAATACAGTGGTACAAAAGCCGCCAACCTTGCCAACTATTCCGCAGGTATGGCCTATTTGAACATGCAAAAGTACCAAGAAGCCATTTCGCACCTTGAGGATTTCAAATCTGAAGACGATATTCTAGGAGCTTTGGCCAAAGGTGGACTTGGTGATGCCTTTATGCAATTGGGACAACCCGAAGATGCTTTGGAGTATTACGACAAAGCGATCGCACATAGCAACAACGATTACACCAGACCTAAGTTTTTATACAAGGCCGGGGTTACGGCACTTGAATTGAAGCAAAACGATAAGGCCCTAAAATACTTTCAGAAAATTAAAGATGAATATTCATCTTCTGATGAAGCCCGTACCGTTGATGCTTTCATAGGAATGGCTAAAACCCCCAATTAA
- the recF gene encoding DNA replication/repair protein RecF (All proteins in this family for which functions are known are DNA-binding proteins that assist the filamentation of RecA onto DNA for the initiation of recombination or recombinational repair.): MFLRKLSLINYKNFDSKDFEFDSKINCMVGPNGIGKTNVLDAIYHLSFGKSYFNPVSTQNIRHDEDFFVIEGEFEKEDRQEKIVCSLKRGSKKIIKRNGKAYDRLSDHIGLLPLVIISPADRDLIIEGSDTRRKFIDGVISQSDKNYLQDLLKYNKVLAQRNSLLKYFAANHTFNKDTLSVYNEQLNDYGSKIFEKRIGFLERFIPIFKEQYVAISGGHEEVSLRYESKLKDQGLLALLESNVEKDKALQYTSVGIHKDDLGFEISGHPIKKFGSQGQQKSFLIALKFAQFQFIKMQSKTTPVLLLDDIFDKLDEHRVSHIVALVNNENFGQIFISDTHADRTEDVVKQIHQTYKLFRLND, from the coding sequence ATGTTTTTACGCAAATTATCCCTTATAAATTACAAAAATTTTGACTCCAAAGATTTTGAGTTCGACTCAAAGATCAACTGTATGGTGGGGCCGAACGGGATAGGGAAGACCAATGTGCTCGATGCAATTTACCATCTTTCCTTCGGTAAAAGTTACTTCAATCCGGTGTCGACACAAAACATTCGTCACGACGAAGATTTTTTCGTAATCGAGGGAGAATTTGAAAAAGAAGACCGTCAAGAGAAAATAGTTTGCAGTTTAAAACGCGGATCTAAAAAAATAATCAAACGAAACGGCAAGGCATATGATCGGTTGTCAGACCATATCGGACTATTGCCGCTGGTAATTATCTCTCCGGCCGATAGGGATCTTATTATTGAAGGGAGCGATACCCGTAGGAAGTTTATTGACGGTGTTATATCGCAATCCGATAAGAACTATCTTCAAGACCTTCTGAAGTACAACAAGGTATTGGCCCAACGGAATTCCCTTTTAAAATATTTTGCGGCCAACCATACGTTTAATAAAGATACCTTATCGGTATATAATGAGCAGTTAAACGATTATGGCAGCAAGATTTTTGAAAAAAGGATAGGCTTCCTTGAGCGTTTTATCCCTATTTTTAAGGAACAGTATGTCGCTATTTCAGGAGGGCACGAAGAGGTCTCCCTACGTTATGAAAGCAAGCTGAAGGATCAAGGCTTGTTGGCACTTCTTGAAAGTAATGTGGAAAAGGACAAGGCCTTGCAGTATACCAGTGTGGGGATCCATAAAGACGACCTAGGTTTTGAGATATCGGGACACCCGATTAAAAAGTTCGGCAGTCAAGGTCAACAAAAATCTTTCTTGATCGCGTTGAAATTCGCGCAATTTCAATTTATAAAGATGCAATCGAAAACGACGCCCGTTTTATTGTTAGACGATATTTTTGATAAATTAGACGAGCATAGGGTGTCACATATTGTAGCTTTGGTGAACAATGAGAATTTTGGACAGATTTTTATAAGCGATACCCATGCCGATAGAACGGAAGATGTAGTAAAACAGATCCATCAGACCTATAAGTTGTTTCGATTGAATGATTAA
- a CDS encoding DUF721 domain-containing protein, whose amino-acid sequence MAKRRNENLNMSEALQEFIKENRLQKGMDKVDAREAWRKLMGNGVNNYTTDIELRGDTLFVALSSSVLREELSLGKSKIVTMLNEDLGKNLVKKLVLR is encoded by the coding sequence ATGGCAAAGAGAAGAAACGAGAACCTGAACATGAGCGAGGCTTTGCAAGAATTTATAAAGGAAAACCGCTTGCAGAAGGGTATGGACAAGGTAGATGCCCGAGAGGCCTGGCGTAAACTTATGGGTAACGGCGTGAATAATTATACCACCGACATTGAACTACGGGGAGACACCCTTTTTGTGGCGCTATCTTCGTCGGTTCTTCGTGAAGAGCTGAGTTTGGGCAAATCTAAAATCGTAACCATGCTCAATGAAGACTTGGGCAAAAACTTGGTAAAGAAACTCGTATTACGATAA
- a CDS encoding nucleoside-diphosphate kinase, whose translation MTTNRTFTMIKPDAVENGHIGAILEKISSAGFKIVAMKYTQLSIRDAQEFYSIHKERPFFGELVEFMTRGPIVAAILEKDNAVEDFRALIGATNPAEAAEGTIRKLFATDIAENAVHGSDSDENAAIEGSFHFSGREIY comes from the coding sequence ATGACAACGAACAGAACTTTTACGATGATTAAACCCGATGCGGTTGAAAATGGCCATATTGGCGCTATTTTGGAAAAAATAAGTTCCGCTGGCTTCAAAATCGTCGCCATGAAATATACGCAATTGAGCATACGTGATGCCCAAGAGTTCTATTCAATCCACAAAGAGCGTCCGTTCTTTGGCGAATTGGTAGAGTTTATGACCCGAGGCCCTATCGTTGCGGCCATTTTAGAAAAAGACAATGCCGTTGAAGATTTCCGTGCATTGATCGGTGCTACCAACCCAGCCGAAGCTGCCGAAGGTACTATCAGAAAATTGTTCGCTACCGATATCGCAGAAAATGCCGTACACGGTTCCGATAGCGATGAAAATGCTGCTATAGAAGGTTCGTTTCATTTTTCAGGAAGGGAAATCTACTAA
- a CDS encoding alkaline phosphatase D family protein: MSHKYIALCLIFITLGCKPQSHTSKDTPTTYLDSTVTADFTLAFGSCNKQDETNFLWDDILKTQPDVWVWGGDNIYADTDNMQRLRAMYDQQNAIEGYKKLKENTTVIGTWDDHDYGLNDGGVDFHKKKESQQEFLDFMGVEKNDPRRTQEGVYTSHTYKTPQGSIKVIVLDTRYFRTALTPDTKTKKRTKPNAYGDGTVLGERQLTWLSNELYDSTADFNVLVSSIQILSNEHGFETWGNFPHEVDQLKKLIADSKAKGVMILSGDRHISEFSKTEIEGLPYPLIDFTSSGLTHSYTRFKNESNPFRVGKVVSTKSFGLIRFNFKTKETHMQMLGDGLKLLGELHQVY, encoded by the coding sequence ATGAGCCACAAGTACATTGCCCTTTGCTTGATTTTTATAACCCTTGGTTGTAAACCACAAAGCCACACCTCAAAAGACACGCCCACAACCTATTTGGATAGCACCGTTACGGCCGATTTTACTTTGGCCTTCGGCTCTTGCAACAAGCAGGACGAAACCAATTTTCTCTGGGACGACATCCTAAAAACCCAACCTGATGTATGGGTCTGGGGCGGAGATAATATTTATGCGGATACCGACAACATGCAACGGTTAAGAGCCATGTACGACCAACAGAATGCCATAGAAGGCTACAAGAAACTAAAGGAAAACACTACCGTTATAGGTACTTGGGACGATCATGATTACGGACTTAACGACGGCGGTGTAGACTTTCACAAAAAGAAGGAAAGCCAACAAGAATTTTTAGACTTTATGGGCGTTGAAAAAAATGATCCCAGAAGAACACAGGAAGGCGTTTATACTTCACACACCTATAAAACCCCTCAAGGAAGTATAAAAGTAATCGTACTCGACACCCGATATTTTAGAACAGCATTAACGCCAGACACCAAGACCAAGAAACGCACCAAACCGAACGCCTATGGTGATGGCACGGTTTTGGGCGAGCGCCAATTGACATGGCTTTCCAATGAGCTTTACGATTCGACAGCCGATTTCAACGTTCTGGTAAGCAGCATACAAATACTATCGAACGAACACGGCTTTGAGACCTGGGGCAACTTCCCCCATGAGGTCGACCAACTTAAAAAACTCATCGCAGATTCTAAGGCCAAAGGAGTTATGATCCTCTCCGGAGATCGACATATTTCGGAATTTTCCAAAACGGAAATTGAAGGCCTGCCCTACCCCCTTATCGATTTTACGAGTAGTGGACTTACACATTCGTATACCCGATTCAAGAACGAGTCCAATCCGTTTAGGGTCGGAAAAGTCGTCTCCACAAAGAGTTTCGGCCTCATCCGATTTAACTTTAAAACCAAGGAAACACACATGCAAATGCTCGGTGACGGCCTAAAACTATTGGGAGAACTACATCAAGTCTATTAA
- a CDS encoding DHH family phosphoesterase, giving the protein MNLESIKAVKQLLSQPQKIVIVPHKNPDGDAIGSTLALWHYLVDRGQEAVVIAPNDYPKFLKWMPGNENILNFERENSQAKEKIAEATVVFTLDFNHLGRIGQMQSVLEDLAVPFVMIDHHQAPSDYAEIMYSDVSMSSTCEMVYNFIEFMGDVDKISLEIANCLYTGIMTDTGSFKFRSTTGRTHRIVADLIDKGAENTQIHHRVYDTNTPGRLHLLGCALKNMVILDQYRTAYITLSQEELDAHEYQKGDTEGFVNYGLTLEGIIFAVIFIENKEEGIVKISFRSIGDFSVNEFARAHFEGGGHNNAAGGKSDRSLKETTLFFESLLVNYKEQLTA; this is encoded by the coding sequence ATGAATTTGGAGTCTATAAAAGCGGTTAAGCAACTACTTTCCCAACCGCAAAAAATCGTAATCGTACCGCATAAAAATCCCGATGGTGATGCCATTGGTTCAACTTTGGCCCTATGGCATTACTTGGTCGATAGGGGGCAAGAGGCCGTTGTTATCGCGCCCAATGATTACCCAAAGTTTTTAAAATGGATGCCTGGAAACGAGAACATCTTGAATTTTGAAAGGGAAAATAGCCAGGCGAAGGAGAAAATAGCCGAGGCTACCGTAGTTTTTACATTAGATTTTAATCATTTGGGCCGAATAGGGCAGATGCAGTCGGTTTTGGAAGACTTGGCGGTGCCTTTCGTTATGATAGACCACCATCAGGCTCCTTCGGATTATGCCGAAATCATGTATTCCGATGTTTCAATGAGTTCAACCTGTGAAATGGTCTATAACTTCATTGAGTTTATGGGTGACGTGGATAAGATCAGCCTTGAAATTGCCAATTGCCTGTACACGGGAATCATGACCGATACTGGTTCTTTTAAATTTAGGTCGACTACGGGAAGAACCCATCGTATAGTGGCCGATTTAATAGACAAGGGCGCAGAAAACACACAGATACACCATAGGGTATACGATACCAATACACCGGGGAGACTCCATCTTTTGGGGTGTGCCTTGAAGAATATGGTGATTTTGGATCAGTACAGAACCGCATATATTACCCTAAGTCAAGAAGAACTTGACGCCCATGAATACCAAAAAGGCGATACCGAGGGTTTTGTGAATTACGGACTTACACTTGAAGGTATTATATTTGCGGTTATTTTTATTGAAAACAAAGAAGAAGGCATTGTAAAGATATCTTTTCGCTCTATCGGCGATTTCTCGGTAAACGAGTTTGCCAGGGCCCATTTTGAAGGAGGTGGACATAATAATGCGGCAGGGGGGAAAAGTGACAGAAGCCTTAAGGAGACCACCTTGTTTTTTGAGTCTTTGTTGGTGAACTATAAAGAGCAATTGACGGCATGA
- the gldI gene encoding gliding motility-associated peptidyl-prolyl isomerase GldI — protein MRIVSILFLIVLVGCGGPEARRPVEVKSGSFFKQSVKRSKELLAKEEKMIQEIIERDTVHEYAHSASGSWFYYDVKNDTAEYTPQTDDLVVMGYNLVGFNNDTIYSMDDIGTLKYKVDKQELFPGLRNSVKMLKEGETATFLFPSSLAYGYHGDNDRIGINVPVRATVSVMKIEKKEDQEAAE, from the coding sequence ATGAGAATCGTAAGTATATTATTTTTAATCGTATTGGTCGGTTGTGGAGGCCCCGAAGCCCGAAGACCTGTAGAGGTAAAGTCGGGCAGTTTCTTTAAGCAATCGGTAAAACGGAGCAAAGAGCTTTTGGCCAAAGAAGAAAAGATGATCCAAGAAATTATCGAACGCGATACGGTACACGAATATGCCCATAGCGCCAGTGGCTCGTGGTTCTATTATGACGTTAAGAACGATACCGCCGAATATACGCCCCAAACCGACGATTTGGTGGTGATGGGCTATAACTTGGTCGGTTTCAACAACGATACCATTTATAGTATGGACGATATAGGTACCTTAAAGTATAAAGTAGATAAACAAGAGTTGTTTCCGGGCTTGCGAAACAGCGTTAAAATGCTGAAAGAGGGCGAGACCGCTACATTTTTGTTTCCATCGTCCTTGGCATACGGTTATCATGGCGATAACGATAGGATCGGAATCAACGTGCCGGTCAGGGCAACCGTTTCGGTAATGAAAATCGAAAAAAAGGAAGATCAAGAAGCGGCCGAGTAA
- a CDS encoding peptidylprolyl isomerase produces the protein MRKFYYLITLAVLLASCKSQYAELGDGLFADIHTTKGDIIVKLEYKKTPVTVANFVSLAEGKNPFVTDSLKGKKFYDSIIFHRVIKDFMIQGGDPTGTGRGNPGYKFKDEFNDSLVHDRKGILSMANSGPKTNGSQFFITHKETPFLNGRHTVFGHVIEGLDVVDSIANVETSQDRMTQDRPLEDVIMTSVEIVRNGKEAKKFDAVKVMTDYFAEEEALIAAFNKMKSEFKAELEKQKAEAEELASGLKIMRTKEGEGDTPRTGQQVLVRYAGFLEDGTLFDSNYEEVATKYNQFDERRKQGGGYEPIPMEYSPDAALIPGFKEGLLNMKIGDKVRIFIPSHLGYGEQGAGPIPPNSNLVFDLEITGIAE, from the coding sequence ATGAGAAAATTCTATTACTTGATTACCCTAGCCGTATTGCTAGCCAGTTGTAAAAGTCAATATGCCGAATTGGGCGATGGTCTTTTTGCCGATATACATACCACTAAAGGTGATATTATCGTAAAATTGGAGTATAAAAAGACACCGGTTACCGTGGCAAACTTCGTTTCCTTGGCCGAAGGAAAAAACCCCTTCGTTACCGATAGCCTAAAAGGAAAGAAATTTTATGATAGCATCATATTTCATAGGGTAATCAAAGACTTTATGATTCAAGGGGGCGATCCGACGGGTACCGGAAGGGGAAATCCTGGCTATAAGTTCAAGGATGAGTTTAACGATTCTTTGGTACATGATAGAAAAGGGATATTGTCCATGGCCAATTCCGGACCTAAAACCAATGGGAGTCAGTTTTTTATTACCCATAAGGAAACTCCTTTTTTAAACGGTAGACATACCGTATTCGGTCATGTGATAGAAGGTTTGGATGTTGTGGATTCTATTGCTAATGTTGAAACTTCCCAAGACCGAATGACCCAAGACCGACCTTTGGAAGACGTGATTATGACCAGTGTGGAAATTGTGAGAAATGGTAAAGAGGCCAAAAAATTCGATGCCGTTAAGGTCATGACCGATTATTTTGCGGAAGAGGAAGCACTGATCGCCGCCTTTAATAAAATGAAAAGTGAATTCAAGGCCGAACTCGAAAAGCAAAAGGCCGAGGCTGAAGAATTGGCCAGTGGTCTCAAAATTATGAGAACCAAAGAAGGAGAGGGAGATACACCTAGAACTGGGCAACAGGTATTGGTTCGCTACGCCGGTTTCTTGGAAGATGGAACTCTTTTCGATAGCAATTATGAAGAAGTGGCTACAAAGTACAACCAATTCGATGAGAGAAGGAAACAAGGAGGAGGCTACGAGCCGATACCTATGGAATACAGTCCTGATGCCGCCCTTATTCCTGGATTTAAAGAAGGACTTTTAAATATGAAGATTGGAGACAAGGTCAGAATTTTCATTCCCTCACACTTAGGTTATGGGGAGCAAGGCGCAGGGCCGATCCCACCGAATTCGAATTTAGTGTTTGACCTGGAAATCACCGGTATAGCTGAATAA
- a CDS encoding glycoside hydrolase family 5 protein has protein sequence MKMIKLICAVVCMVLVGCDPNPDTEEVLVEDDVTVKAEDVSSEETDDCHDGDDTSKNTVVAEYGQLSVDGKYMVNQDGEKVQLRGMSLFWSQWMGQFYTKEAVKWLKDDWNVSIVRASMGVEDSDGYLSNPDKEKAKVFEVIDAAIEEGIYVLVDWHSHHAEDHLDEAKRFFAEVAEKYGSHPNIIYETYNEPLGVSWTQVLKPYHEAVVAEIRKYDPDNIVVCGTRNWSQAVDEVVGNELNDPNVMYTLHYYASSHKEDLRNAAQVAIDNNIPLFVTEYGVTEYTGNGYIDVESVEQWWKFLDDNSISWCNWSIADKEESSAALTPGASGQGGWSESQLTQSGRMVRAEILAKNPKF, from the coding sequence ATGAAAATGATTAAATTAATTTGTGCTGTGGTATGTATGGTTTTGGTAGGATGTGATCCGAATCCGGATACCGAGGAGGTCTTGGTAGAAGACGATGTTACGGTCAAGGCGGAGGATGTATCTTCTGAAGAAACCGATGATTGCCATGACGGGGACGATACTTCAAAAAACACGGTGGTAGCCGAATACGGGCAGCTTAGTGTAGATGGAAAATATATGGTAAACCAAGATGGTGAAAAAGTACAATTGAGGGGTATGTCTTTGTTCTGGAGCCAGTGGATGGGCCAATTCTACACCAAGGAGGCCGTGAAATGGCTCAAGGATGATTGGAACGTTAGCATTGTACGCGCCTCTATGGGAGTTGAGGACTCAGATGGTTATCTATCTAATCCAGATAAGGAAAAAGCAAAGGTATTTGAAGTGATAGATGCGGCCATAGAAGAAGGTATCTATGTCTTGGTCGATTGGCATAGCCATCATGCCGAAGACCATCTTGACGAGGCCAAACGATTTTTTGCCGAAGTGGCCGAGAAATACGGATCGCATCCGAATATTATTTATGAAACCTATAATGAGCCTTTGGGGGTTTCCTGGACACAGGTATTAAAACCATACCATGAAGCGGTAGTGGCTGAAATCAGAAAGTACGACCCTGACAATATAGTGGTATGTGGAACGCGAAACTGGTCTCAAGCTGTAGACGAAGTGGTAGGGAACGAACTTAATGATCCCAATGTGATGTATACCTTACATTACTATGCTTCTTCCCATAAAGAAGATTTGCGCAATGCGGCACAGGTAGCCATAGACAATAATATACCCTTGTTCGTAACCGAGTACGGTGTAACCGAATATACGGGCAATGGTTATATCGATGTTGAATCGGTAGAGCAATGGTGGAAGTTTTTAGACGACAATTCTATTTCTTGGTGTAATTGGTCTATAGCCGATAAAGAGGAAAGCTCGGCTGCACTTACACCAGGGGCGAGCGGTCAAGGTGGTTGGTCTGAAAGCCAGCTTACCCAATCAGGACGTATGGTCCGTGCCGAAATATTGGCGAAAAACCCTAAATTTTAA
- a CDS encoding DUF805 domain-containing protein: MNWYLKVLQNYAGFGGRARRKEYWMFFLFNTLISYGLLILAGLLEIPALGFLYMIYAFGVLIPSIAVAIRRMHDVGKSGWFILVPIYNLILACTDSEKGDNQYGPNPKAEEVSDLQKV, from the coding sequence ATGAATTGGTATTTAAAAGTTTTACAAAACTACGCTGGCTTTGGAGGTCGTGCGCGAAGAAAGGAGTATTGGATGTTCTTTTTGTTTAATACGCTTATCTCATACGGGCTGTTAATTTTAGCCGGTCTTCTTGAGATACCTGCACTTGGCTTCCTGTATATGATCTATGCCTTTGGTGTTTTGATTCCCAGTATTGCTGTGGCTATACGTCGTATGCATGATGTGGGTAAGAGCGGGTGGTTTATCCTAGTACCTATTTACAATTTGATTTTAGCCTGTACGGATAGTGAAAAGGGTGATAACCAATATGGTCCAAATCCGAAGGCGGAAGAAGTATCCGATTTACAGAAAGTTTAA